The genomic DNA GGTAAGAGGAAAGGTGGTCAAGGTCTCCGAGGGGATCATGGGCAAGAACTGGGTCCACCTCCGTGACGGAAGCGGCGATGCGGCCAAGGGAACCCATAACCTCATCGCCACTACCCAGGAAGTTCCCGCTGTCGGGGATACCATAACCCTGAAAGGGGACTTCTTCCGGGACAAGGATTTCGGAAGCGGTTACCTCTACGACGTCATAGTTGAAAACGCTACGTTCACCAAATAAGTTGTTCCACCCACCTTTGACGCATACAGCCCCCTGCAACCCAGGGGGCTGTTTCGTTATACAATGAGCCCTAGGGAGATCTAGTGTCATCACCACAGTACATTCTTGTCGCTTTCTATCTGACGGCATTCGGGTTGCGGGCCTGGCTCCGTTTTCTGAATCTGCGCCACCTGAAGAAGAATGGACATGTCGTTCCCCATGCCTTCGTTGGTGCAGTTGATGCGGATAAACTCAGGCAAACAGCCGCCTACACGGTCGAACAGAGCCGGCTCGGTCTCGTCACCTCGTTGTTCGACAGCACTCTGCTGCTCATCTTTATTTTCGGAGGATTGCTTCCTCTGTACGATTCCTGGATATCGACCCTCAGCCATTCTTTTGTCGGCAGGGGGCTCCTCTTTTTTCTATTCCTTTCATGGGCGGCGGCCATCCTCGAAGCCCCCTTCAGTTTCTACGGTACGTTCCGGATCGAAAGCCGCTACGGCTTCAATACGATGACGCTCAAATTGTGGCTGTCTGATCTGGTAAAGTCCATGCTCCTCGGCGCGGTGCTGCTCGGTGTTCTCGGAGGCGGAGCACTCGCCCTCGTAGCGGCCAGCCCGGAACGTTGGTGGCTATGGGTCTGGTGCTTCTTCGCCGGGGCGAGCCTGTTTCTAATGTACATCTCCCCTTATCTGATCGAGCCGCTTTTCAACAAGTTCGAGCCGATCAGGGACAGGGAACTAGAGGGAAAGGTTGTCGAGCTTATGGAGCGTGCCGGAATAAAGGTGAGCAGTGTGATGCAGGTGGATGCATCGCGCCGCAGCCGGCACTCCAACGCCTATTTCACCGGGATAGGGAAAGTGAAGCGGATCGTACTGTACGACACGCTGCTGGAACAGATGAACCATGA from Geobacter sp. DSM 9736 includes the following:
- a CDS encoding M48 family metallopeptidase, coding for MSSPQYILVAFYLTAFGLRAWLRFLNLRHLKKNGHVVPHAFVGAVDADKLRQTAAYTVEQSRLGLVTSLFDSTLLLIFIFGGLLPLYDSWISTLSHSFVGRGLLFFLFLSWAAAILEAPFSFYGTFRIESRYGFNTMTLKLWLSDLVKSMLLGAVLLGVLGGGALALVAASPERWWLWVWCFFAGASLFLMYISPYLIEPLFNKFEPIRDRELEGKVVELMERAGIKVSSVMQVDASRRSRHSNAYFTGIGKVKRIVLYDTLLEQMNHDEVLAVLAHEVGHWKKGHIRKRLLFTQVGAFSVCAAAHAILSWGGLPLVFGLPPLSFAPQLVLLSFLGTLLSFPLTPLMSWMSRRHEWESDRYAAELSGRPAALASALVKLSSENLANLHPHPLYAWFYYSHPPVVERVDRLQEMGGRSAD